The nucleotide window GAAGGGCAGGCCGGTCTGCTCCACGGTCGCCCAGAACGGCCAGTATTGCGGCAGGTCATAATAGACCGGCCGCTTGCCGTCGCCGATTTGCGAGAAGCCGTTGACCAGCGCGCCGCGGAAGCCGAGCGTCTTGATGCAGCGCTCGAGTTCGGCGATCGCGAGATCGGGGTCCTGCATCGGCAGTGCGGCAAAGGCCTGAAAGCGCGCCGGTCGTTTTGCGACCTGCTCGGCGAGGAAATCGTTGGCCCGGATCGCAATCTCATTGGCGCGTTTGACGTCGGGGATTGCCTGAACCGCCGGCGCGTTCAGCGACAGGATCATCATGTCGATGCCGTGCCGGTCCATCTGCGCCAGCCGCTTGTCCTGGATATCGAGGAGGCGATCCTTTAACTCCGGCCAATAGGAGGCCGGGACGAAGCCCGCCGAATCCATCAGCGTGTCCGGAATGGCGAAATGTTCCTCTAAAGCGATCTTGCCCTGCATGTCGTCCTCGCTGATGTCTGATGTTGGTTAGTATTGGCCTTGCGGTGTCAGCCCGAGCGCGAGCTGGCCGTACATGGTGCCGACGGCGTCCCAGTTCATGCTGATGTGGCGGCCGACGGCATTTGCATCGCGCCAGGCGCGCTGCACCGGATTGGATAGATCGAGGCCGAGCCCGCCGGTCGATGCGTTCAGCGCTTCGCTGGCGCGGATGGCGAGCGCAACCGAAAACGCCTGGCCGCGGCGGCTGACGATGCGGTTCTCGATCGAAACCGGCCTGTTATCGCGCACAGTTGCCGCGCGATCTCGGAGGTCGCGCAGCAGCACTTCGCGCGCCGCATCGACCGAGGCGGCCGCTTCCGCAACGCGCAACTGTATGGTCGGGAAATCCGCCATGCGGTTGTTGTGGCCGGCCACCGCGCCGCGCGTAATTCGGCGGGAGGTGACGGCGAGATAGTCCTCCAGCGCGCCGGCGGCGGCGCCGACCGCGGCCGATGCCAGGCAAGAGGGAATGTTCGACAGCATCGGGATCGAGAAGGTTGGGTTGGCGGCATAGAGCGCAGCGCCCGGCGTCTTGCCGGATGTGGTGTCGGCGAACGACAGCAGGCGGTGCGTCGGCACGAACACGTCCGACAGCACCAGCGTCTTGCTGCCGGTGCCGCTGAGGCCGACGACATTCCAGGTATCGTCGATGACGTAATCGGAGGCGGGCACCAGCAGGAAGGCCGGCGCAAATTGGCCGCTGTCGGTCTTGGACGGCAACAGCGCCGCGCACAACGACCATTGCGCGTTGTCGCAGCCGCTCGCAAACGACCAGCGCCCGGTCAGGCGATAGCCACCCTCGACCTCGATCGCCTTGGCGGCCGGCGCATAGGAGCCGCAGGCGAGTGCATCGGGATTAATATCCCAGACATCGCGCTGCGCGATTTCCGGAAATCCCGCGATCAGCCATTGATGGGCCGCCAGCAGGCCGCCGACCCACGCCGTCGAGGCGCAGCTTTTCGCAACTTCGATGTTCAGCTCGACCAGCACGTCGAAATCGTGCTCGTAGCCGCCGAACATTGCCGGCTTGACGACGTCGAAATAGCCGATCTTGCGCAGCGCCGTGATGTTCTCTTCGGGAACGCGTCCGGCCTTTTCCGT belongs to Bradyrhizobium icense and includes:
- a CDS encoding acyl-CoA dehydrogenase family protein gives rise to the protein MVSVAQLKDVPAPPAPRPDLAELRARVAQIAPQIKARAHTTEKAGRVPEENITALRKIGYFDVVKPAMFGGYEHDFDVLVELNIEVAKSCASTAWVGGLLAAHQWLIAGFPEIAQRDVWDINPDALACGSYAPAAKAIEVEGGYRLTGRWSFASGCDNAQWSLCAALLPSKTDSGQFAPAFLLVPASDYVIDDTWNVVGLSGTGSKTLVLSDVFVPTHRLLSFADTTSGKTPGAALYAANPTFSIPMLSNIPSCLASAAVGAAAGALEDYLAVTSRRITRGAVAGHNNRMADFPTIQLRVAEAAASVDAAREVLLRDLRDRAATVRDNRPVSIENRIVSRRGQAFSVALAIRASEALNASTGGLGLDLSNPVQRAWRDANAVGRHISMNWDAVGTMYGQLALGLTPQGQY